The Dasypus novemcinctus isolate mDasNov1 chromosome 12, mDasNov1.1.hap2, whole genome shotgun sequence genome includes a window with the following:
- the PAN2 gene encoding PAN2-PAN3 deadenylation complex catalytic subunit PAN2 isoform X8, which translates to MNFEGLDPGLAEYAPALHSALDPVLDAHLNPNLLQNVELDPEGVALEALPVQESVHIMEGVYSELHSVVAEVGVPVSVSHFDLHEEMLWVGSHGGHATSFFGPALERYSSFQVNGSDDIRHIQSLENGILFLTKNNLKYMARGGLIIFDYLLDESEDMHSLLLTDSSTLLVGGLQNHILEIDLNTVQETQKYTVETPGVTIMRQTNRFFFCGHTSGKVSLRDLRTFKVEHEFSAFSGSLSDFDVHGNLLAACGFSSRLTGLACDRFLKVYDLRMMRAITPLQVHVDPAFLRFIPTYTSRLAIISQSGQCQFCEPTGLANPADIFHVNPVGALLMTFDVSASKQALAFGDSEGCVHLWTDSPEPSFNPYSRETEFALPCLVDSLPPLDWSQDLLPLSLIPVPLTTDTLLSDWPAANSAPAPRRAPPVDAEILRTMKKVGFIGYAPNPRTRLRNQIPYRLKESDSEFDSFSQVTESPIGREEEPHLHMVSKKYRKVTIKYSKLGLEDFDFKHYNKTLFAGLEPHIPNAYCNCMIQVLYFLEPVRCLIQNHLCQKEFCLACELGFLFHMLDLSRGDPCQGSNFLRAFRTIPEASALGLILADSDEASGKGSLARLIQRWNRFILTQLHQDVQELEGPQAYRGAGGSFCSSGDSVIGQLFSCEMENCSLCRCGSETVRASSTLLFTLSYPEDKTGKNYDFAQVLKRSICLEQNTQAWCDNCEKYQPTIQTRNIRHLPDILVINCEVNSSKEADFWRMQAEFAFKMAVKRLGGEISKNKEFALADWKELGSSEGVLMCPSIEEFKNVWLPFSIRMKMAKNKGLDVCNWTDGNEWGPARAEEELGVFVYDLMATVVHILDSRTGGSLVAHIKVGETYHQRKEGVTHQQWYLFNDFLIEPIDKHEAVQFDMNWKVPAILYYVKRNLNSKYNLNIKNPIEASVLLAEASLARKQQKTHTTFIPLMLNEMPQVGDLVGLDAEFVTLNEEEAELRSDGTKSTIKPSQMSVARITCVRGQGPNEGIPFIDDYISTQEQVVDYLTQYSGIKPGDLDAKISSKHLTTLKSTYLKLRFLIDIGVKFVGHGLQKDFRVINLMVPKDQVLDTVYLFHMPRKRMISLRFLAWYFLDLKIQGETHDSIEDARTALQLYRKYLELSKNGTEPESFHKMQQSSPQYWHSDTPPNEALPLPCGPRTGRWFPKLVIPCPLPELDLLRSTDGAINRTGMRQNPCRGLGTSFPSSSFANRGPETDKNWLRWKVIDIFNKYSG; encoded by the exons ATGAACTTCGAGGGTCTGGACCCTGGACTGGCCGAGTATGCCCCAGCCTTGCATTCTGCCCTGGACCCTGTCCTGGATGCCCACCTGAATCCAAATCTGCTGCAGAATGTGGAGCTGGACCCAGAGGGAGTGGCCCTGGAGGCTCTTCCCGTCCAGGAGTCAGTGCACATAATGGAAGGTGTCTACTCTGAATTGCACAGTGTGGTGGCTGAAGTGGGCGTGCCTGTCTCCGTTTCCCACTTTGACTTGCACGAGGAGATGCTATGGGTGGGAAGCCATGGG GGCCATGCCACTTCATTTTTTGGCCCTGCCTTGGAGCGCTACTCATCCTTTCAAGTCAATGGCAGTGATGACATTCGACACATCCAGAGCCTGGAGAATGGTATCCTTTTTCTCACCAAGAACAACCTCAAGTATATGGCCCGTGGAGGCCTCATTATATTTGATTACCT GTTGGATGAGAGCGAGGATATGCATAGTCTCCTGCTGACTGATAGCAGCACTCTGCTTGTTGGTGGGCTGCAGAACCACATACTGGAGATTGACCTCAACACTGTCCAGGAGACTCAGAAG taCACAGTCGAGACACCTGGAGTCACCATCATGAGACAGACAAATCGCTTCTTCTTCTGTGGCCACACATCTGGCAAG GTTTCCCTGCGAGACCTCCGTACTTTTAAGGTGGAGCATGAGTTCAGTGCCTTCTCAGGGAGTCTGTCGGATTTTGATGTGCATGGCAACTTGCTGGCTGCCTGTGGCTTCTCCAGCCGCCTCACTGGCCTGGCCTGTGACCGTTTCCTCAAGGTGTATGATCTGCGCATGATGCGTGCCATCACACCACTTCAAGTACATGTGGATCCTGCCTTCTTGCGCTTCATCCCTACTTACACTTCTCGTCTTGCGATCATCTCCCAATCAG GGCAGTGCCAGTTCTGTGAGCCCACAGGCCTGGCCAACCCAGCAGACATCTTTCATGTGAATCCTGTGGGAGCTCTGCTAATGACGTTTGATGTGTCAGCCAGCAAGCAGGCCCTGGCCTTTGGGGATTCTGAGGGCTGTGTGCACCTCTGGACTGATTCCCCTGAGCCTTCCTTCAACCCGTACTCCCGTGAGACAGAATTTGCTTTGCCTTGTCTCGTGGACTCACTGCCTCCTCTGGACTGGAGCCAGGACCTGCTGCCTCTTTCCCTCATCCCTGTTCCGCTCACCACTGACACACTTCTCTCTGACTGGCCTGCTGCCAACTCTGCTCCGGCTCCCAG GCGAGCTCCACCTGTGGATGCAGAGATTCTGCGCACCATGAAGAAGGTGGGCTTCATTGGCTATGCACCCAATCCCCGCACCAGGCTGCGCAATCAG aTTCCTTACCGACTGAAGGAATCAGACAGTGAGTTTGACAGCTTCAGCCAAGTCACTGAGTCACCAATAGGGCGGGAAGAGGAGCCACATCTCCACATGGTCTCTAAGAAATACCGCAAG GTAACCATCAAATACTCCAAGCTAGGCCTGGAGGACTTTGACTTCAAGCACTACAATAAGACCCTCTTTGCTGGCCTAGAGCCCCACATCCCCAATGCCTACTGTAACTGCATGATCCAG GTGCTCTATTTCCTGGAGCCTGTTCGCTGTTTAATCCAGAACCACCTTTGCCAGAAGGAGTTCTGCCTGGCATGTGAGCTTGGCTTCCTCTTCCATATGTTGGACCTCTCCCGTGGTGATCCTTGCCAG GGCAGTAATTTTCTTCGGGCATTCCGCACCATTCCTGAGGCCTCAGCCCTTGGTCTGATCCTGGCTGACTCGGATGAGGCTTCAGGCAAGGGCAGTCTGGCCAGGCTCATTCAGAGGTGGAATCGCTTCATTCTTACTCAGCTGCATCAGGATGTGCAGGAGTTGGAGGGACCCCAGGCTTACCGGGGTGCTGGAGGCAG CTTTTGCTCATCGGGGGACTCTGTCATTGGGCAGCTGTTCAGCTGCGAGATGGAGAACTGCAGCCTCTGCCGCTGTGGCAGTGAGACTGTACGAGCCTCGTCCACCCTGCTCTTCACGCTCTCCTACCCTGAGG ATAAAACCGGGAAGAACTATGACTTTGCTCAGGTGCTAAAGCGAAGCATCTGCCTGGAGCAGAATACACAAGCATGGTGTGACAACTGTGAAAAGTACCAGCCCACG ATTCAGACCCGCAACATTCGCCATCTGCCAGATATCCTTGTCATCAATTGTGAGGTGAACAGCTCGAAAGAGGCTGATTTCTGGAGGATGCAGGCTGAG TTTGCCTTCAAGATGGCAGTAAAGAGGCTTGGTGGGGAAATCTCCAAGAACAAGGAATTTGCTTTGGCTGATTG GAAGGAACTAGGGAGCTCTGAGGGGGTGCTGATGTGTCCCTCCATTGAGGAGTTCAAGAACGTCTGGCTTCCTTTCTCCATTCGCATGAAGATGGCCAAGAACAAAGGGCTGGATGTTTGCAATTGGACTGATGGGAATGAG TGGGGCCCAGCCAGGGCAGAGGAGGAGCTTGGTGTCTTTGTGTATGACCTGATGGCTACTGTGGTACACATCCTGGACTCACGCACAGGGGGTAGCCTGGTGGCTCACATCAAAGTTGGAGAGACCTACCATCAGCGCAAGGAG GGTGTGACTCACCAGCAGTGGTATCTCTTCAACGACTTCCTTATTGAACCTATCGATAAG CATGAAGCCGTGCAGTTTGACATGAATTGGAAAGTACCTGCTATCCTTTATTATGTCAAAAGGAATCTCAATTCTAAATACAACTTAAACA TCAAGAACCCTATTGAGGCAAGTGTCCTGCTGGCTGAAGCCTCATTGGCACGGAAGCAGCAGAAAACACATACTACCTTTATTCCACTGATGCTGAATGAGATGCCACAGGTTGGGGACCTGGTGGGCCTGGATGCTGAGTTTGTCACCCTTAATGAG GAGGAAGCAGAGTTGCGCAGTGATGGCACCAAGTCTACCATTAAACCAAGCCAGATGTCAGTAGCAAGGATTACTTGTGTCCGGGGCCAGGGACCCAATGAGGGTATCCCCTTCATTGATGACTACATCTCTACCCAGGAGCAG GTGGTAGATTACTTGACTCAGTATTCAGGGATAAAGCCAGGAGACCTCGATGCCAAGATCTCCTCCAAGCACCTCACGACTCTCAAGTCTACCTACTTAAAGCTCCGTTTTCTCATAGACATTGGAGTCAAGTTTGTGGGCCATGGTCTGCAGAAGGACTTCCGAGTCATCAACCTCATG GTGCCCAAGGACCAAGTCCTTGACACTGTTTACCTGTTCCACATGCCCCGAAAACGAATGATTTCTCTGCGTTTCCTTGCTTGGTACTTTCTGG ACCTGAAGATTCAAGGGGAGACTCACGACAGTATTGAGGATGCCCGCACAGCCCTTCAGCTCTACCGAAAGTATCTGGAGCTAAGCAAGAATGGCACTGAGCCTGAGTCCTTCCACAAG ATGCAGCAGTCTTCTCCTCAGTACTGGCACTCTGACACACCTCCGAATGAAGCACTCCCTCTGCCTTGTGGCCCTAGAACTGGGAGGTGGTTTCCCAAGTTGGTGATACCTTGTCCACTTCCAGAATTGGACCTGCTCAGGTCTACAGATGGTGCTATTAATAGAACAGGAATGCGGCAGAATCCTTGCAGAGGTCTAGGGACCAGTTTTCCTTCTTCATCCTTTGCAAATCGTGGGCCAGAAACAGATAAGAACTGGCTCAGATGGAAAGtaattgatatttttaataaatactcTGGGTGA
- the PAN2 gene encoding PAN2-PAN3 deadenylation complex catalytic subunit PAN2 isoform X9, whose translation MNFEGLDPGLAEYAPALHSALDPVLDAHLNPNLLQNVELDPEGVALEALPVQESVHIMEGVYSELHSVVAEVGVPVSVSHFDLHEEMLWVGSHGGHATSFFGPALERYSSFQVNGSDDIRHIQSLENGILFLTKNNLKYMARGGLIIFDYLLDESEDMHSLLLTDSSTLLVGGLQNHILEIDLNTVQETQKYTVETPGVTIMRQTNRFFFCGHTSGKVYDLRMMRAITPLQVHVDPAFLRFIPTYTSRLAIISQSGQCQFCEPTGLANPADIFHVNPVGALLMTFDVSASKQALAFGDSEGCVHLWTDSPEPSFNPYSRETEFALPCLVDSLPPLDWSQDLLPLSLIPVPLTTDTLLSDWPAANSAPAPRLRAPPVDAEILRTMKKVGFIGYAPNPRTRLRNQIPYRLKESDSEFDSFSQVTESPIGREEEPHLHMVSKKYRKVTIKYSKLGLEDFDFKHYNKTLFAGLEPHIPNAYCNCMIQVLYFLEPVRCLIQNHLCQKEFCLACELGFLFHMLDLSRGDPCQGSNFLRAFRTIPEASALGLILADSDEASGKGSLARLIQRWNRFILTQLHQDVQELEGPQAYRGAGGSSFCSSGDSVIGQLFSCEMENCSLCRCGSETVRASSTLLFTLSYPEGSNSDKTGKNYDFAQVLKRSICLEQNTQAWCDNCEKYQPTIQTRNIRHLPDILVINCEVNSSKEADFWRMQAEFAFKMAVKRLGGEISKNKEFALADWKELGSSEGVLMCPSIEEFKNVWLPFSIRMKMAKNKGLDVCNWTDGNEWGPARAEEELGVFVYDLMATVVHILDSRTGGSLVAHIKVGETYHQRKEGVTHQQWYLFNDFLIEPIDKHEAVQFDMNWKVPAILYYVKRNLNSKYNLNIKNPIEASVLLAEASLARKQQKTHTTFIPLMLNEMPQVGDLVGLDAEFVTLNEEEAELRSDGTKSTIKPSQMSVARITCVRGQGPNEGIPFIDDYISTQEQVVDYLTQYSGIKPGDLDAKISSKHLTTLKSTYLKLRFLIDIGVKFVGHGLQKDFRVINLMVPKDQVLDTVYLFHMPRKRMISLRFLAWYFLDLKIQGETHDSIEDARTALQLYRKYLELSKNGTEPESFHKMQQSSPQYWHSDTPPNEALPLPCGPRTGRWFPKLVIPCPLPELDLLRSTDGAINRTGMRQNPCRGLGTSFPSSSFANRGPETDKNWLRWKVIDIFNKYSG comes from the exons ATGAACTTCGAGGGTCTGGACCCTGGACTGGCCGAGTATGCCCCAGCCTTGCATTCTGCCCTGGACCCTGTCCTGGATGCCCACCTGAATCCAAATCTGCTGCAGAATGTGGAGCTGGACCCAGAGGGAGTGGCCCTGGAGGCTCTTCCCGTCCAGGAGTCAGTGCACATAATGGAAGGTGTCTACTCTGAATTGCACAGTGTGGTGGCTGAAGTGGGCGTGCCTGTCTCCGTTTCCCACTTTGACTTGCACGAGGAGATGCTATGGGTGGGAAGCCATGGG GGCCATGCCACTTCATTTTTTGGCCCTGCCTTGGAGCGCTACTCATCCTTTCAAGTCAATGGCAGTGATGACATTCGACACATCCAGAGCCTGGAGAATGGTATCCTTTTTCTCACCAAGAACAACCTCAAGTATATGGCCCGTGGAGGCCTCATTATATTTGATTACCT GTTGGATGAGAGCGAGGATATGCATAGTCTCCTGCTGACTGATAGCAGCACTCTGCTTGTTGGTGGGCTGCAGAACCACATACTGGAGATTGACCTCAACACTGTCCAGGAGACTCAGAAG taCACAGTCGAGACACCTGGAGTCACCATCATGAGACAGACAAATCGCTTCTTCTTCTGTGGCCACACATCTGGCAAG GTGTATGATCTGCGCATGATGCGTGCCATCACACCACTTCAAGTACATGTGGATCCTGCCTTCTTGCGCTTCATCCCTACTTACACTTCTCGTCTTGCGATCATCTCCCAATCAG GGCAGTGCCAGTTCTGTGAGCCCACAGGCCTGGCCAACCCAGCAGACATCTTTCATGTGAATCCTGTGGGAGCTCTGCTAATGACGTTTGATGTGTCAGCCAGCAAGCAGGCCCTGGCCTTTGGGGATTCTGAGGGCTGTGTGCACCTCTGGACTGATTCCCCTGAGCCTTCCTTCAACCCGTACTCCCGTGAGACAGAATTTGCTTTGCCTTGTCTCGTGGACTCACTGCCTCCTCTGGACTGGAGCCAGGACCTGCTGCCTCTTTCCCTCATCCCTGTTCCGCTCACCACTGACACACTTCTCTCTGACTGGCCTGCTGCCAACTCTGCTCCGGCTCCCAGGTT GCGAGCTCCACCTGTGGATGCAGAGATTCTGCGCACCATGAAGAAGGTGGGCTTCATTGGCTATGCACCCAATCCCCGCACCAGGCTGCGCAATCAG aTTCCTTACCGACTGAAGGAATCAGACAGTGAGTTTGACAGCTTCAGCCAAGTCACTGAGTCACCAATAGGGCGGGAAGAGGAGCCACATCTCCACATGGTCTCTAAGAAATACCGCAAG GTAACCATCAAATACTCCAAGCTAGGCCTGGAGGACTTTGACTTCAAGCACTACAATAAGACCCTCTTTGCTGGCCTAGAGCCCCACATCCCCAATGCCTACTGTAACTGCATGATCCAG GTGCTCTATTTCCTGGAGCCTGTTCGCTGTTTAATCCAGAACCACCTTTGCCAGAAGGAGTTCTGCCTGGCATGTGAGCTTGGCTTCCTCTTCCATATGTTGGACCTCTCCCGTGGTGATCCTTGCCAG GGCAGTAATTTTCTTCGGGCATTCCGCACCATTCCTGAGGCCTCAGCCCTTGGTCTGATCCTGGCTGACTCGGATGAGGCTTCAGGCAAGGGCAGTCTGGCCAGGCTCATTCAGAGGTGGAATCGCTTCATTCTTACTCAGCTGCATCAGGATGTGCAGGAGTTGGAGGGACCCCAGGCTTACCGGGGTGCTGGAGGCAG CAGCTTTTGCTCATCGGGGGACTCTGTCATTGGGCAGCTGTTCAGCTGCGAGATGGAGAACTGCAGCCTCTGCCGCTGTGGCAGTGAGACTGTACGAGCCTCGTCCACCCTGCTCTTCACGCTCTCCTACCCTGAGGGTAGCAACAGTG ATAAAACCGGGAAGAACTATGACTTTGCTCAGGTGCTAAAGCGAAGCATCTGCCTGGAGCAGAATACACAAGCATGGTGTGACAACTGTGAAAAGTACCAGCCCACG ATTCAGACCCGCAACATTCGCCATCTGCCAGATATCCTTGTCATCAATTGTGAGGTGAACAGCTCGAAAGAGGCTGATTTCTGGAGGATGCAGGCTGAG TTTGCCTTCAAGATGGCAGTAAAGAGGCTTGGTGGGGAAATCTCCAAGAACAAGGAATTTGCTTTGGCTGATTG GAAGGAACTAGGGAGCTCTGAGGGGGTGCTGATGTGTCCCTCCATTGAGGAGTTCAAGAACGTCTGGCTTCCTTTCTCCATTCGCATGAAGATGGCCAAGAACAAAGGGCTGGATGTTTGCAATTGGACTGATGGGAATGAG TGGGGCCCAGCCAGGGCAGAGGAGGAGCTTGGTGTCTTTGTGTATGACCTGATGGCTACTGTGGTACACATCCTGGACTCACGCACAGGGGGTAGCCTGGTGGCTCACATCAAAGTTGGAGAGACCTACCATCAGCGCAAGGAG GGTGTGACTCACCAGCAGTGGTATCTCTTCAACGACTTCCTTATTGAACCTATCGATAAG CATGAAGCCGTGCAGTTTGACATGAATTGGAAAGTACCTGCTATCCTTTATTATGTCAAAAGGAATCTCAATTCTAAATACAACTTAAACA TCAAGAACCCTATTGAGGCAAGTGTCCTGCTGGCTGAAGCCTCATTGGCACGGAAGCAGCAGAAAACACATACTACCTTTATTCCACTGATGCTGAATGAGATGCCACAGGTTGGGGACCTGGTGGGCCTGGATGCTGAGTTTGTCACCCTTAATGAG GAGGAAGCAGAGTTGCGCAGTGATGGCACCAAGTCTACCATTAAACCAAGCCAGATGTCAGTAGCAAGGATTACTTGTGTCCGGGGCCAGGGACCCAATGAGGGTATCCCCTTCATTGATGACTACATCTCTACCCAGGAGCAG GTGGTAGATTACTTGACTCAGTATTCAGGGATAAAGCCAGGAGACCTCGATGCCAAGATCTCCTCCAAGCACCTCACGACTCTCAAGTCTACCTACTTAAAGCTCCGTTTTCTCATAGACATTGGAGTCAAGTTTGTGGGCCATGGTCTGCAGAAGGACTTCCGAGTCATCAACCTCATG GTGCCCAAGGACCAAGTCCTTGACACTGTTTACCTGTTCCACATGCCCCGAAAACGAATGATTTCTCTGCGTTTCCTTGCTTGGTACTTTCTGG ACCTGAAGATTCAAGGGGAGACTCACGACAGTATTGAGGATGCCCGCACAGCCCTTCAGCTCTACCGAAAGTATCTGGAGCTAAGCAAGAATGGCACTGAGCCTGAGTCCTTCCACAAG ATGCAGCAGTCTTCTCCTCAGTACTGGCACTCTGACACACCTCCGAATGAAGCACTCCCTCTGCCTTGTGGCCCTAGAACTGGGAGGTGGTTTCCCAAGTTGGTGATACCTTGTCCACTTCCAGAATTGGACCTGCTCAGGTCTACAGATGGTGCTATTAATAGAACAGGAATGCGGCAGAATCCTTGCAGAGGTCTAGGGACCAGTTTTCCTTCTTCATCCTTTGCAAATCGTGGGCCAGAAACAGATAAGAACTGGCTCAGATGGAAAGtaattgatatttttaataaatactcTGGGTGA
- the PAN2 gene encoding PAN2-PAN3 deadenylation complex catalytic subunit PAN2 isoform X15, with protein MNFEGLDPGLAEYAPALHSALDPVLDAHLNPNLLQNVELDPEGVALEALPVQESVHIMEGVYSELHSVVAEVGVPVSVSHFDLHEEMLWVGSHGGHATSFFGPALERYSSFQVNGSDDIRHIQSLENGILFLTKNNLKYMARGGLIIFDYLLDESEDMHSLLLTDSSTLLVGGLQNHILEIDLNTVQETQKYTVETPGVTIMRQTNRFFFCGHTSGKVYDLRMMRAITPLQVHVDPAFLRFIPTYTSRLAIISQSGQCQFCEPTGLANPADIFHVNPVGALLMTFDVSASKQALAFGDSEGCVHLWTDSPEPSFNPYSRETEFALPCLVDSLPPLDWSQDLLPLSLIPVPLTTDTLLSDWPAANSAPAPRRAPPVDAEILRTMKKVGFIGYAPNPRTRLRNQIPYRLKESDSEFDSFSQVTESPIGREEEPHLHMVSKKYRKVTIKYSKLGLEDFDFKHYNKTLFAGLEPHIPNAYCNCMIQVLYFLEPVRCLIQNHLCQKEFCLACELGFLFHMLDLSRGDPCQGSNFLRAFRTIPEASALGLILADSDEASGKGSLARLIQRWNRFILTQLHQDVQELEGPQAYRGAGGSSFCSSGDSVIGQLFSCEMENCSLCRCGSETVRASSTLLFTLSYPEDKTGKNYDFAQVLKRSICLEQNTQAWCDNCEKYQPTIQTRNIRHLPDILVINCEVNSSKEADFWRMQAEFAFKMAVKRLGGEISKNKEFALADWKELGSSEGVLMCPSIEEFKNVWLPFSIRMKMAKNKGLDVCNWTDGNEWGPARAEEELGVFVYDLMATVVHILDSRTGGSLVAHIKVGETYHQRKEGVTHQQWYLFNDFLIEPIDKHEAVQFDMNWKVPAILYYVKRNLNSKYNLNIKNPIEASVLLAEASLARKQQKTHTTFIPLMLNEMPQVGDLVGLDAEFVTLNEEEAELRSDGTKSTIKPSQMSVARITCVRGQGPNEGIPFIDDYISTQEQVVDYLTQYSGIKPGDLDAKISSKHLTTLKSTYLKLRFLIDIGVKFVGHGLQKDFRVINLMVPKDQVLDTVYLFHMPRKRMISLRFLAWYFLDLKIQGETHDSIEDARTALQLYRKYLELSKNGTEPESFHKVLKGLYEKGRKMDWKVPKPEGQTSPKNAAVFSSVLAL; from the exons ATGAACTTCGAGGGTCTGGACCCTGGACTGGCCGAGTATGCCCCAGCCTTGCATTCTGCCCTGGACCCTGTCCTGGATGCCCACCTGAATCCAAATCTGCTGCAGAATGTGGAGCTGGACCCAGAGGGAGTGGCCCTGGAGGCTCTTCCCGTCCAGGAGTCAGTGCACATAATGGAAGGTGTCTACTCTGAATTGCACAGTGTGGTGGCTGAAGTGGGCGTGCCTGTCTCCGTTTCCCACTTTGACTTGCACGAGGAGATGCTATGGGTGGGAAGCCATGGG GGCCATGCCACTTCATTTTTTGGCCCTGCCTTGGAGCGCTACTCATCCTTTCAAGTCAATGGCAGTGATGACATTCGACACATCCAGAGCCTGGAGAATGGTATCCTTTTTCTCACCAAGAACAACCTCAAGTATATGGCCCGTGGAGGCCTCATTATATTTGATTACCT GTTGGATGAGAGCGAGGATATGCATAGTCTCCTGCTGACTGATAGCAGCACTCTGCTTGTTGGTGGGCTGCAGAACCACATACTGGAGATTGACCTCAACACTGTCCAGGAGACTCAGAAG taCACAGTCGAGACACCTGGAGTCACCATCATGAGACAGACAAATCGCTTCTTCTTCTGTGGCCACACATCTGGCAAG GTGTATGATCTGCGCATGATGCGTGCCATCACACCACTTCAAGTACATGTGGATCCTGCCTTCTTGCGCTTCATCCCTACTTACACTTCTCGTCTTGCGATCATCTCCCAATCAG GGCAGTGCCAGTTCTGTGAGCCCACAGGCCTGGCCAACCCAGCAGACATCTTTCATGTGAATCCTGTGGGAGCTCTGCTAATGACGTTTGATGTGTCAGCCAGCAAGCAGGCCCTGGCCTTTGGGGATTCTGAGGGCTGTGTGCACCTCTGGACTGATTCCCCTGAGCCTTCCTTCAACCCGTACTCCCGTGAGACAGAATTTGCTTTGCCTTGTCTCGTGGACTCACTGCCTCCTCTGGACTGGAGCCAGGACCTGCTGCCTCTTTCCCTCATCCCTGTTCCGCTCACCACTGACACACTTCTCTCTGACTGGCCTGCTGCCAACTCTGCTCCGGCTCCCAG GCGAGCTCCACCTGTGGATGCAGAGATTCTGCGCACCATGAAGAAGGTGGGCTTCATTGGCTATGCACCCAATCCCCGCACCAGGCTGCGCAATCAG aTTCCTTACCGACTGAAGGAATCAGACAGTGAGTTTGACAGCTTCAGCCAAGTCACTGAGTCACCAATAGGGCGGGAAGAGGAGCCACATCTCCACATGGTCTCTAAGAAATACCGCAAG GTAACCATCAAATACTCCAAGCTAGGCCTGGAGGACTTTGACTTCAAGCACTACAATAAGACCCTCTTTGCTGGCCTAGAGCCCCACATCCCCAATGCCTACTGTAACTGCATGATCCAG GTGCTCTATTTCCTGGAGCCTGTTCGCTGTTTAATCCAGAACCACCTTTGCCAGAAGGAGTTCTGCCTGGCATGTGAGCTTGGCTTCCTCTTCCATATGTTGGACCTCTCCCGTGGTGATCCTTGCCAG GGCAGTAATTTTCTTCGGGCATTCCGCACCATTCCTGAGGCCTCAGCCCTTGGTCTGATCCTGGCTGACTCGGATGAGGCTTCAGGCAAGGGCAGTCTGGCCAGGCTCATTCAGAGGTGGAATCGCTTCATTCTTACTCAGCTGCATCAGGATGTGCAGGAGTTGGAGGGACCCCAGGCTTACCGGGGTGCTGGAGGCAG CAGCTTTTGCTCATCGGGGGACTCTGTCATTGGGCAGCTGTTCAGCTGCGAGATGGAGAACTGCAGCCTCTGCCGCTGTGGCAGTGAGACTGTACGAGCCTCGTCCACCCTGCTCTTCACGCTCTCCTACCCTGAGG ATAAAACCGGGAAGAACTATGACTTTGCTCAGGTGCTAAAGCGAAGCATCTGCCTGGAGCAGAATACACAAGCATGGTGTGACAACTGTGAAAAGTACCAGCCCACG ATTCAGACCCGCAACATTCGCCATCTGCCAGATATCCTTGTCATCAATTGTGAGGTGAACAGCTCGAAAGAGGCTGATTTCTGGAGGATGCAGGCTGAG TTTGCCTTCAAGATGGCAGTAAAGAGGCTTGGTGGGGAAATCTCCAAGAACAAGGAATTTGCTTTGGCTGATTG GAAGGAACTAGGGAGCTCTGAGGGGGTGCTGATGTGTCCCTCCATTGAGGAGTTCAAGAACGTCTGGCTTCCTTTCTCCATTCGCATGAAGATGGCCAAGAACAAAGGGCTGGATGTTTGCAATTGGACTGATGGGAATGAG TGGGGCCCAGCCAGGGCAGAGGAGGAGCTTGGTGTCTTTGTGTATGACCTGATGGCTACTGTGGTACACATCCTGGACTCACGCACAGGGGGTAGCCTGGTGGCTCACATCAAAGTTGGAGAGACCTACCATCAGCGCAAGGAG GGTGTGACTCACCAGCAGTGGTATCTCTTCAACGACTTCCTTATTGAACCTATCGATAAG CATGAAGCCGTGCAGTTTGACATGAATTGGAAAGTACCTGCTATCCTTTATTATGTCAAAAGGAATCTCAATTCTAAATACAACTTAAACA TCAAGAACCCTATTGAGGCAAGTGTCCTGCTGGCTGAAGCCTCATTGGCACGGAAGCAGCAGAAAACACATACTACCTTTATTCCACTGATGCTGAATGAGATGCCACAGGTTGGGGACCTGGTGGGCCTGGATGCTGAGTTTGTCACCCTTAATGAG GAGGAAGCAGAGTTGCGCAGTGATGGCACCAAGTCTACCATTAAACCAAGCCAGATGTCAGTAGCAAGGATTACTTGTGTCCGGGGCCAGGGACCCAATGAGGGTATCCCCTTCATTGATGACTACATCTCTACCCAGGAGCAG GTGGTAGATTACTTGACTCAGTATTCAGGGATAAAGCCAGGAGACCTCGATGCCAAGATCTCCTCCAAGCACCTCACGACTCTCAAGTCTACCTACTTAAAGCTCCGTTTTCTCATAGACATTGGAGTCAAGTTTGTGGGCCATGGTCTGCAGAAGGACTTCCGAGTCATCAACCTCATG GTGCCCAAGGACCAAGTCCTTGACACTGTTTACCTGTTCCACATGCCCCGAAAACGAATGATTTCTCTGCGTTTCCTTGCTTGGTACTTTCTGG ACCTGAAGATTCAAGGGGAGACTCACGACAGTATTGAGGATGCCCGCACAGCCCTTCAGCTCTACCGAAAGTATCTGGAGCTAAGCAAGAATGGCACTGAGCCTGAGTCCTTCCACAAGGTGCTCAAGGGTCTTTATGAGAAGGGTCGAAAGATGGACTGGAAGGTGCCCAAACCTGAGGGCCAGACAAGTCCCAAGA ATGCAGCAGTCTTCTCCTCAGTACTGGCACTCTGA